One stretch of Rathayibacter festucae DSM 15932 DNA includes these proteins:
- a CDS encoding heme oxygenase (biliverdin-producing): MPNVSNVIPFSQALHVRLGRSGADDEVSAFMTALMTGSGSRDDYVAMIAQHYFVYEALEAVAEAMAGDPVAAPFISPKLTRLPAIGEDLRFLVGEDWRSRISPLPSTAAYVERIRTVASGWSGGFVAHHYTRYLGDLSGCSIVRSLLQRRFGFETNGVGFYLYGEIATPSAFRAVYREQLDAAGWDEDERERVIAEVAEAYRLTTAVFRDLAGSRAAA, from the coding sequence GTGCCGAACGTCTCGAACGTCATCCCGTTCTCGCAGGCCCTTCACGTGCGCCTCGGTCGGTCCGGCGCGGACGACGAGGTCTCGGCCTTCATGACCGCGCTGATGACCGGGTCCGGCAGCCGCGACGACTACGTCGCGATGATCGCGCAGCACTACTTCGTCTACGAGGCGCTCGAGGCCGTGGCGGAGGCGATGGCGGGCGATCCGGTCGCCGCGCCGTTCATCTCGCCGAAGCTCACCCGGCTGCCGGCCATCGGCGAGGACCTGCGCTTCCTGGTCGGCGAGGACTGGCGCTCGCGGATCAGCCCGCTCCCCTCGACGGCGGCCTACGTCGAGCGGATCCGCACCGTCGCGAGCGGCTGGAGCGGCGGCTTCGTCGCCCACCACTACACCCGCTACCTCGGCGACCTCTCCGGCTGCTCGATCGTGCGGAGCCTGCTGCAGCGGCGCTTCGGCTTCGAGACCAACGGCGTGGGCTTCTACCTCTACGGCGAGATCGCGACGCCGTCCGCCTTCCGCGCTGTCTACCGCGAGCAGCTCGACGCCGCCGGCTGGGACGAGGACGAGCGCGAGCGCGTCATCGCCGAGGTGGCGGAGGCGTACCGGCTGACCACCGCGGTGTTCCGCGACCTGGCCGGCTCGCGCGCCGCGGCCTGA
- a CDS encoding DUF4383 domain-containing protein — MRTSPNRLLATLFGAVYVVVGLLGFVVTGGVQFLATEGGLLLGVFEVNPLHNIAHLLIGGALLIAGLSTTSAAKTVNTTVGAVYLLLGVVGFFLVNTALNVLALNTADHFLHLASALVLLGVGLTADKGARARTAVA; from the coding sequence ATGCGCACATCACCGAACCGGCTGCTCGCCACGCTCTTCGGCGCGGTCTACGTGGTCGTCGGACTGCTCGGCTTCGTCGTCACCGGCGGCGTCCAGTTCCTCGCGACGGAGGGCGGACTGCTCCTCGGCGTCTTCGAGGTCAATCCGCTGCACAACATCGCGCACCTGCTCATCGGCGGCGCGCTGCTGATCGCCGGTCTCTCCACCACCTCGGCGGCGAAGACGGTCAACACGACGGTCGGCGCGGTCTACCTGCTGCTCGGCGTCGTCGGCTTCTTCCTGGTCAACACCGCCCTCAACGTGCTCGCGCTGAACACCGCCGACCACTTCCTGCACCTCGCCAGCGCGCTCGTCCTCCTCGGAGTCGGGCTCACCGCCGACAAGGGCGCCCGGGCGCGGACCGCCGTCGCCTGA
- a CDS encoding serine hydrolase domain-containing protein, whose translation MPALVLALTGCTGGADSVVPDAPPGPVPDDLAIALSGFLVEAQGAAGATGAIAGVWSPWAGGWETAVGSIGDSEATPVTTETHVRLGTGGTAAMTCDVVVALAEKGTLDLDADVGESLTSLPGIEGMTLRQLCSHTSGLADFRSILWPTVVQNPAREWPTLELISAAQVSAPIAEPGAAWADSSTGPLLAGVVATQATGRSMQSLYDEYVVPRYGLSGTRLPGDSELEVPGPAMIGFSAALDPRSGAVQCGVPRDLSQASPSSLGAAGGAVTDLDDLRRLAQGLAAEPAGEAMWADPVPQGQGRAEWLLAGLGGHQAGPLRGFSGIAPGFLTAAYSDPESGLTVAVSFNSSTAGDGFAASAARALAAIAVEQGAAAGATGLPQLPWTADGERGAVQGARPC comes from the coding sequence GTGCCCGCCCTGGTCCTCGCCCTCACCGGCTGCACCGGCGGTGCCGACTCGGTCGTCCCGGACGCGCCGCCCGGGCCCGTGCCCGACGATCTGGCGATCGCGCTCTCCGGCTTCCTCGTGGAGGCGCAGGGCGCCGCGGGGGCCACCGGCGCGATCGCGGGCGTCTGGTCGCCCTGGGCCGGAGGCTGGGAGACCGCGGTCGGCTCGATCGGCGACTCCGAGGCCACCCCGGTGACCACCGAGACGCACGTGCGCCTCGGCACCGGCGGGACCGCGGCGATGACCTGCGACGTCGTCGTCGCGCTCGCGGAGAAGGGGACGCTCGATCTCGACGCCGACGTGGGCGAGTCCCTCACATCGCTCCCCGGCATCGAGGGGATGACCCTCCGCCAGCTCTGCTCGCACACCTCCGGCCTCGCCGACTTCCGCTCCATCCTCTGGCCGACCGTCGTGCAGAACCCCGCCCGCGAGTGGCCCACGCTCGAGCTGATCTCGGCCGCGCAGGTCAGCGCGCCGATCGCCGAGCCGGGCGCCGCCTGGGCCGACTCCTCGACCGGACCGCTGCTCGCCGGCGTGGTGGCGACGCAGGCCACGGGGCGCAGCATGCAGTCGCTGTACGACGAGTACGTCGTGCCCCGCTACGGCCTGAGCGGCACCCGCCTCCCCGGCGACTCCGAGCTCGAGGTGCCCGGCCCGGCGATGATCGGCTTCTCCGCCGCTCTCGATCCGCGCTCCGGTGCCGTCCAGTGCGGGGTCCCCCGCGACCTGTCCCAGGCCTCGCCCTCCTCGCTCGGAGCGGCCGGCGGCGCCGTCACCGATCTCGACGATCTGCGCCGCCTCGCGCAGGGACTGGCGGCCGAGCCCGCGGGGGAGGCGATGTGGGCCGATCCCGTCCCGCAGGGTCAGGGGCGGGCGGAGTGGCTGCTCGCCGGTCTCGGCGGCCACCAGGCCGGCCCGCTCCGAGGCTTCTCCGGCATCGCGCCGGGCTTCCTCACCGCCGCCTACTCCGACCCGGAGTCGGGGCTGACGGTCGCGGTCTCCTTCAACAGCTCGACCGCGGGCGACGGCTTCGCCGCCTCCGCCGCACGCGCCCTCGCGGCGATCGCGGTCGAGCAGGGCGCGGCGGCCGGCGCCACCGGGCTGCCCCAGCTGCCGTGGACGGCCGACGGCGAGCGCGGCGCCGTCCAGGGCGCGCGTCCCTGCTGA
- a CDS encoding DinB family protein encodes MPITPDTKDWTWVLERPCLECGFDASLVEPDAVPALIRQNAAAWPYVLEREDAAGRPDDETWSPLEYAAHVRDVHRIYRLRLGLMLEGDDPLFPNWDQDVAAVEERYDQQDPVAVGRELVEEADRIGDVFEGVDGRQWQRPGRRSDGASFTVETIAKYYLHDVQHHLHDVQG; translated from the coding sequence ATGCCGATCACTCCCGACACCAAGGACTGGACCTGGGTGCTCGAGCGCCCCTGCCTCGAGTGCGGCTTCGACGCCTCGCTCGTCGAGCCGGACGCCGTCCCCGCGCTGATCCGCCAGAACGCCGCCGCCTGGCCGTACGTCCTCGAGCGCGAGGACGCCGCGGGCCGCCCCGACGACGAGACCTGGTCGCCGCTGGAGTACGCCGCGCACGTGCGCGACGTGCACCGCATCTACCGGCTGCGCCTCGGGCTGATGCTCGAGGGCGACGACCCGCTGTTCCCGAACTGGGACCAGGACGTGGCCGCGGTCGAGGAGCGCTACGACCAGCAGGACCCGGTGGCGGTCGGCCGCGAGCTCGTCGAGGAGGCGGACCGCATCGGCGACGTCTTCGAGGGCGTCGACGGCCGGCAGTGGCAGCGACCGGGTCGCCGGAGCGACGGCGCGTCCTTCACGGTCGAGACGATCGCGAAGTACTACCTGCACGACGTCCAGCACCACCTGCACGACGTCCAGGGCTGA
- a CDS encoding dienelactone hydrolase family protein, with translation MSELVQIPSPGIALEYGHPGRPVVVILHDVFGRLPWLEPFAEAVSKHGYHVLVPDLYDGWATLAAEDARDLAAMAAQDRALASVADAVRTGAAAGAARSAIIGFGFGGRLALLVAATGLVDAVVAYYATLGQEEHALVPCPTLLHYAQSDDWPEGDDPESFVGRLKEAGTPVTAHTYPDTGRHFANATLRESVSPSAAALAYARTLSFLNPQLIDC, from the coding sequence ATGAGCGAGCTCGTCCAGATCCCGTCTCCGGGCATCGCCCTCGAGTACGGGCACCCCGGCCGCCCCGTCGTGGTGATCCTCCACGACGTGTTCGGCCGGCTGCCCTGGCTGGAGCCGTTCGCCGAGGCCGTCTCGAAGCACGGCTACCACGTGCTCGTCCCCGACCTCTACGACGGCTGGGCGACGCTCGCCGCCGAGGACGCGCGGGACCTCGCCGCGATGGCGGCGCAGGACCGCGCGCTCGCCTCGGTCGCCGACGCGGTGCGCACCGGGGCGGCGGCCGGCGCGGCCCGCTCCGCGATCATCGGCTTCGGCTTCGGCGGGCGGCTGGCGCTGCTCGTCGCCGCCACCGGTCTCGTCGACGCCGTGGTCGCCTACTACGCGACCCTCGGCCAGGAGGAGCACGCGCTGGTCCCCTGCCCGACGCTGCTGCACTACGCGCAGAGCGACGACTGGCCGGAGGGCGACGACCCGGAGTCGTTCGTCGGCCGGCTGAAGGAGGCGGGCACGCCCGTCACCGCTCACACCTACCCGGACACCGGGCGGCACTTCGCGAACGCCACCCTGCGGGAGTCGGTCAGCCCGTCCGCCGCCGCGCTCGCCTACGCGCGGACCCTGTCGTTCCTCAACCCGCAGCTGATCGACTGCTGA
- a CDS encoding ABC transporter substrate-binding protein — protein sequence MSLRHHSRPAAALAVAALAAALTGCADRTEAEDDSLLVWSWDEQLPEVAELYEEEHPGVEIDVVDVGTGDEQYTALQNVIAAGSGRPDIAFLDSTALPQFALSGALADLGPLGADELSEEFAPGPWAASQVDGTVYGLPWASGPMVLFYNRAVFERLGVAVPGTWEEYVTAAEQLHAADPEVYILNDVGNPGLATSLIEQAGGRPFSVDGTAVAIDLADPGTARYAENWQRLLDGELLAPVADWSDEWRRMLAAGRIATLPAGSWMASALTQSAPDAAGDWRVAQLPQWEPGGSVAAEHGGGGFSVLESSGSKELAVDFLTFATAGDGVDVIRDSGLWPAHRAATESPAFLDRPSEYFGGQAVNREYATASENAPDDVRFLPYQVYAAGVFNDSVGTAYTGETTLQAGLLDWQAELEEYGAEQGFTVER from the coding sequence ATGTCACTCCGACACCACTCCCGCCCGGCGGCAGCACTTGCCGTCGCCGCCCTCGCGGCCGCGCTGACGGGCTGCGCCGACCGCACGGAGGCCGAGGACGACTCCCTGCTCGTGTGGAGCTGGGACGAGCAGCTGCCCGAGGTCGCGGAGCTCTACGAGGAGGAGCACCCGGGGGTCGAGATCGACGTGGTCGACGTGGGCACGGGCGACGAGCAGTACACCGCCCTCCAGAACGTGATCGCCGCCGGATCGGGACGTCCCGACATCGCCTTCCTCGACTCGACCGCGCTCCCCCAGTTCGCCCTCTCCGGCGCCCTCGCCGACCTCGGGCCGCTCGGCGCCGACGAGCTCTCGGAGGAGTTCGCGCCGGGGCCGTGGGCGGCGTCCCAGGTGGACGGCACCGTCTACGGGCTGCCGTGGGCCTCCGGGCCGATGGTCCTGTTCTACAACCGCGCCGTCTTCGAGCGGCTCGGCGTGGCGGTGCCCGGCACCTGGGAGGAGTACGTCACCGCCGCCGAGCAGCTGCACGCGGCGGACCCGGAGGTGTACATCCTCAACGACGTCGGCAATCCCGGACTCGCCACCAGTCTCATCGAGCAGGCCGGCGGCCGGCCCTTCTCCGTGGACGGCACCGCCGTCGCGATCGATCTCGCCGATCCCGGCACCGCGCGCTACGCCGAGAACTGGCAGCGCCTTCTCGACGGAGAGCTGCTCGCCCCGGTCGCCGACTGGAGCGACGAGTGGCGGAGGATGCTCGCGGCGGGCCGGATCGCGACGCTCCCGGCCGGCAGCTGGATGGCCTCCGCCCTGACCCAGAGCGCCCCCGACGCCGCCGGCGACTGGCGCGTGGCGCAGCTGCCGCAGTGGGAGCCGGGCGGGAGCGTGGCCGCCGAGCACGGCGGCGGCGGCTTCTCGGTGCTCGAGAGCAGCGGGAGCAAGGAGCTCGCCGTCGACTTCCTGACCTTCGCCACCGCGGGCGACGGCGTGGACGTGATCCGGGACTCCGGACTCTGGCCCGCCCACCGGGCCGCGACCGAGTCGCCCGCGTTCCTCGACCGGCCGAGCGAGTACTTCGGCGGGCAGGCCGTCAACCGGGAGTACGCGACCGCGTCGGAGAACGCCCCCGACGACGTCCGCTTCCTCCCTTACCAGGTCTACGCGGCCGGGGTCTTCAACGACTCCGTCGGCACGGCCTACACCGGCGAGACGACCCTGCAGGCGGGGCTGCTCGACTGGCAGGCCGAGCTGGAGGAGTACGGCGCGGAGCAGGGTTTCACCGTCGAGCGGTGA
- a CDS encoding LacI family DNA-binding transcriptional regulator, translating to MSADDALEAIPPPDFLDELLDELRLKRSHYGEMTDVPRRPSLADVARLAGVAPVTASRVANGQTNVVPATRQAVLEAMRTLGYRPNSAARALKSGSFRTLGVAVFSLDTLGMMRTVDSIATAAAEAGYAITLVPVSAPSQTGLNGAFTRFGELAVDGLIVVVETYLRDTTQLVLPEIPRVLVNAAAGAQGPVVDADQAGGVRAAVEHLLGLGHRTVHHIAGPRGSFAAERRETAWREALLAAGAPVPPTRYSNWRSDGGYLQGAALAEAGDCTAVLVSSDEAALGVYRAFAEHGLRIPEDVSVVGFNDIPEAQDFSPPLTTVRQDYRAVGAKCVELLLEQLANGVSDDPVLELVPTSLIVRASTAPPATL from the coding sequence ATGTCCGCAGATGACGCGCTCGAGGCGATCCCCCCGCCGGACTTCCTCGACGAGCTCCTGGACGAGCTGAGGCTGAAGAGGAGCCACTATGGGGAGATGACCGACGTTCCGCGCCGCCCCTCACTGGCTGACGTGGCACGCCTCGCGGGCGTCGCGCCCGTCACGGCCTCGCGGGTCGCGAACGGGCAGACGAACGTCGTCCCCGCGACGCGGCAGGCCGTCCTGGAGGCGATGCGCACCCTCGGCTACCGTCCGAACAGCGCCGCGCGCGCCCTGAAGAGCGGCTCGTTCCGCACCCTCGGCGTCGCGGTCTTCAGCCTGGACACCCTCGGGATGATGAGGACTGTGGACTCGATCGCCACTGCAGCGGCGGAGGCGGGCTACGCGATCACGCTGGTGCCGGTCTCGGCACCGAGTCAGACCGGGCTCAACGGCGCCTTCACCCGCTTCGGCGAGCTGGCGGTGGACGGCCTCATCGTGGTCGTGGAGACGTACCTGCGGGACACGACGCAGCTGGTCCTCCCCGAGATCCCCCGGGTGCTCGTCAACGCGGCCGCCGGCGCCCAGGGGCCCGTGGTCGACGCCGACCAGGCGGGCGGCGTCCGGGCCGCGGTCGAGCACCTGCTCGGGCTCGGGCACCGCACGGTGCACCACATCGCGGGCCCGCGCGGCTCCTTCGCCGCCGAGCGCCGGGAGACGGCGTGGCGGGAGGCGCTCCTCGCGGCGGGCGCGCCCGTGCCGCCGACCCGCTACAGCAACTGGCGCTCGGACGGCGGCTATCTCCAGGGCGCCGCCCTGGCCGAGGCCGGCGACTGCACGGCTGTGCTGGTCTCCAGCGACGAGGCCGCGCTGGGGGTCTACCGCGCCTTCGCGGAGCACGGCCTGCGGATCCCCGAGGACGTCAGCGTGGTGGGCTTCAACGACATCCCGGAGGCGCAGGACTTCTCCCCGCCGCTGACGACCGTCCGGCAGGACTACCGGGCGGTCGGGGCGAAGTGCGTCGAGCTGCTGCTCGAGCAGCTCGCGAACGGCGTCAGCGACGACCCCGTCCTCGAGCTGGTGCCGACCTCGCTGATCGTCCGGGCGAGCACCGCGCCGCCCGCGACACTTTAG
- a CDS encoding SGNH/GDSL hydrolase family protein produces MAGLAAVIAALELTWPGNRAVNLVFHGHSVPAGYFATPLIDRRASYPHVVAGRLAERHPHAVLNAIVTAVGGEHSESGARRMGEVLGHRPDVVVLDYALNDRAIGLDRAGRAWESMIDRVLESGVVPVLVTPSPDLTADLADPADDLVRHAEQIRRLAERDGVLLADPFRIFCTMHEGGEPLTGVMSQVNHPNGRGHAIIAAEILALFAETEPAGEGSRSE; encoded by the coding sequence GTGGCCGGCCTCGCCGCGGTGATCGCCGCGCTGGAGCTGACCTGGCCCGGCAACAGGGCGGTGAACCTCGTCTTCCACGGGCACAGCGTTCCCGCGGGCTACTTCGCGACGCCCCTGATCGACCGCCGTGCCTCCTACCCGCACGTGGTCGCCGGCAGGCTCGCCGAGCGCCACCCGCACGCCGTCCTCAACGCGATCGTCACCGCCGTCGGCGGCGAGCACTCGGAGTCGGGCGCGCGCCGGATGGGCGAGGTGCTCGGCCACCGCCCCGACGTCGTGGTCCTCGACTACGCGCTGAACGACCGGGCGATCGGGCTCGACCGGGCCGGCCGCGCGTGGGAGTCGATGATCGACCGGGTGCTCGAGTCGGGAGTCGTCCCCGTGCTGGTCACGCCCTCGCCGGACCTGACCGCCGACCTGGCCGACCCCGCCGACGACCTCGTGCGGCATGCGGAGCAGATCCGTCGACTCGCCGAGCGGGACGGTGTGCTGCTGGCGGACCCGTTCCGGATCTTCTGCACGATGCACGAGGGCGGCGAGCCCCTGACCGGCGTGATGTCGCAGGTGAACCACCCGAACGGTCGCGGCCACGCGATCATCGCGGCGGAGATCCTCGCGCTGTTCGCCGAGACGGAGCCGGCGGGGGAGGGGAGTCGGAGCGAGTGA
- the dcd gene encoding dCTP deaminase: protein MLLSDRDIKLELSSGRVGLSPHDPAMIQPSSVDVRLDRFFRLFDNHRYPYIDPAEDQPELTRLVETPAGEAFILHPGEFVLGSTYEEVALPDDIAARLEGKSSLGRLGLLTHSTAGFIDPGFTGHVTLELSNVATLPIMLWPGMKIGQMCFFRLSSPAEQPYGSAAYLSRYQGQRGPTASRSSLNFHRTDVYSD from the coding sequence GTGCTGCTCTCCGATCGCGACATCAAGCTCGAACTCTCCTCCGGCCGCGTCGGGCTCTCGCCGCACGACCCGGCGATGATCCAGCCCTCGTCGGTCGACGTGCGGCTCGACCGCTTCTTCCGGCTGTTCGACAACCACCGCTACCCCTACATCGACCCGGCCGAGGACCAGCCCGAGCTGACGCGCCTCGTCGAGACCCCGGCGGGCGAGGCGTTCATCCTGCACCCCGGCGAGTTCGTGCTCGGCTCGACCTACGAGGAGGTCGCGCTCCCGGACGACATCGCCGCGCGGCTGGAGGGCAAGAGCTCGCTGGGGCGGCTGGGGCTGCTCACGCACTCGACGGCGGGCTTCATCGACCCGGGCTTCACCGGGCACGTCACGCTCGAGCTGAGCAATGTCGCGACGCTGCCGATCATGCTCTGGCCCGGGATGAAGATCGGCCAGATGTGCTTCTTCCGCCTGAGCTCGCCCGCCGAGCAGCCCTACGGCTCGGCGGCCTACCTCTCGCGCTACCAGGGCCAGCGCGGCCCGACCGCCTCACGCTCGTCCCTCAACTTCCACCGCACCGACGTCTACAGCGACTGA
- the idi gene encoding isopentenyl-diphosphate Delta-isomerase: MTSEGIAVRTDELEQLDLLEEVVLLDESGTAVGVADKATVHDTQTRLHLAFSCHVFAPDGALLVTRRALGKRTWPGVWTNSFCGHPAPGERIEDAVVRRAERELGARLETLEVALPDFRYRAVDASGIVENEICPVYTATVASRDALSPRADEVMDVEWVDPEATLAAVRATPWAFSPWLVLQLPRLLG; encoded by the coding sequence ATGACTTCGGAAGGAATCGCCGTGCGCACCGACGAGCTCGAGCAGCTGGATCTCCTCGAGGAGGTGGTCCTCCTCGACGAGTCCGGGACCGCCGTCGGCGTGGCCGACAAGGCGACCGTGCACGACACGCAGACCCGCCTGCACCTCGCGTTCTCCTGCCACGTCTTCGCCCCCGACGGCGCGCTGCTGGTCACCCGGCGCGCGCTCGGCAAGCGCACCTGGCCCGGCGTGTGGACCAACTCGTTCTGCGGGCACCCCGCTCCCGGCGAGCGGATCGAGGACGCGGTGGTGCGCCGCGCGGAACGCGAGCTCGGTGCCCGCCTCGAGACGCTCGAGGTCGCGCTGCCGGACTTCCGCTACCGCGCGGTCGACGCCTCCGGGATCGTCGAGAACGAGATCTGCCCCGTCTACACCGCGACCGTGGCGAGCCGCGACGCGCTGAGCCCGCGCGCCGACGAGGTCATGGACGTGGAGTGGGTCGACCCCGAGGCGACCCTCGCCGCCGTCCGCGCGACCCCCTGGGCCTTCTCCCCCTGGCTCGTGCTGCAGCTCCCCCGCCTGCTCGGCTGA
- a CDS encoding polyprenyl synthetase family protein: MVLSRRRQEHVDAVLDRFFSLARSRATRLGPRYLTLWQTIEANTRGGKRFRPLMVISAYEAHGGLDPEASAHLGAAFELLHTALIVHDDVIDRDFVRRGGPNVSGSYRDEATTAGLSIPIAEHRGTSVAVIAGDLALTGAHRLVEGVGASDGVRARLLTLLDEAVFASAAGELADVDFSLMPGMPSVDEVLEMERMKTAVYSFEAPLQAGAILAGADDAAVEALGEFGRGIGIAYQIVDDLLGVFGSEGQTGKTTLGDLREGKRTVLIAHAAGTDRWPEIEGLIGDEHLDPDTAERVRCILEECGSRGYAEALASDFANRAWDALHTPAVTEAFRTEMRPLVSSVLGRTR; encoded by the coding sequence GTGGTTCTCTCCCGAAGGCGGCAGGAGCACGTCGATGCTGTCCTCGACCGGTTCTTCTCGCTGGCGCGCTCGCGCGCGACCCGGCTCGGACCCCGCTACCTGACCCTCTGGCAGACCATCGAGGCGAACACCCGCGGCGGCAAGCGCTTCCGCCCGCTGATGGTGATCTCGGCCTACGAGGCGCACGGCGGACTCGACCCCGAGGCGTCCGCCCACCTGGGCGCGGCCTTCGAGCTGCTGCACACCGCGCTGATCGTGCACGACGACGTGATCGACCGCGACTTCGTCCGCCGCGGCGGCCCGAACGTCTCCGGCAGCTACCGCGACGAGGCGACGACCGCCGGCCTCTCGATCCCGATCGCCGAGCACCGCGGCACCTCCGTCGCCGTCATCGCGGGCGACCTCGCGCTCACCGGCGCGCACCGCCTGGTCGAGGGCGTCGGCGCCTCCGACGGCGTCCGCGCCCGGCTGCTCACCCTGCTCGACGAGGCCGTCTTCGCCTCCGCCGCGGGCGAGCTGGCCGACGTCGACTTCTCGCTGATGCCCGGCATGCCCTCCGTCGACGAGGTGCTCGAGATGGAGCGGATGAAGACCGCGGTCTACTCGTTCGAGGCGCCGCTGCAGGCCGGCGCGATCCTGGCCGGCGCCGACGACGCGGCGGTCGAGGCGCTCGGCGAGTTCGGCCGCGGCATCGGCATCGCCTACCAGATCGTCGACGACCTGCTCGGCGTCTTCGGCTCCGAGGGGCAGACCGGCAAGACCACGCTCGGCGATCTCCGCGAGGGCAAGCGCACGGTGCTGATCGCGCACGCGGCCGGCACCGACCGCTGGCCGGAGATCGAGGGGCTGATCGGCGACGAGCACCTCGACCCGGACACGGCGGAGCGGGTGCGCTGCATCCTCGAGGAGTGCGGCTCGCGCGGCTACGCGGAGGCGCTCGCGAGCGACTTCGCGAACCGGGCCTGGGACGCGCTGCACACCCCCGCGGTGACGGAGGCGTTCCGCACCGAGATGCGGCCCCTCGTCTCCAGCGTCCTCGGGCGCACCCGATGA